One genomic segment of Capricornis sumatraensis isolate serow.1 chromosome X, serow.2, whole genome shotgun sequence includes these proteins:
- the RPA4 gene encoding LOW QUALITY PROTEIN: replication protein A 30 kDa subunit (The sequence of the model RefSeq protein was modified relative to this genomic sequence to represent the inferred CDS: inserted 1 base in 1 codon; deleted 1 base in 1 codon; substituted 1 base at 1 genomic stop codon) yields the protein MSKNGFGSYGSISAPGGASGSSDPLSQGRVALATKSMGSRAQIQAVVPCVNQLLTSTLVDNIFKTRGIKISQVSVVGIIRQAEKTASYXYKIYDRTIKPIEVCQWVGRDKAKQQVTLLPVGVYAKVFGILECSAEVKSLEKLKIHVLQDMNEYSTHIIXKRSRYMMLDNTCQAASGQSGPVDPSERGEAQKHGEHHPSFVQNQVLHLIHELQTKLCDLSIWTVKQAIDYLTMEGRIYPTVDEEHFKSAD from the exons ATGAGTAAGAATGGGTTTGGGAGCTATGGCAGCATTTCTGCCCCAGGTGGAGCCAGCGGAAGCAGTGACCCACTGTCTCAGGGCAGGGTAGCTCTTGCTACTAAGTCCATGGGATCCAGGGCCCAAATCCAGGCTGTTGTTCCTTGTGTAAACCAGCTGCTCACCTCCACTCTGGTTGATAACATCTTCAAGACTAGAGGAATCAAGATTTCCCAAGTTTCTGTTGTGGGAATaataaggcaggcagagaagactGCAAGTT TTTACAAGATTTACGATAGGACCATTAAACCTATCGAGGTCTGCCAGTGGGTTGGCAGAGATAAAGCAAAGCAGCAGGTGACTCTGCTTCCAGTGGGAGTATATGCCAAAGTGTTTGGTATCCTGGAATGTTCTGCGGAGGTGAAGAGCCTTGAGAAGTTGAAAATCCATGTCCTCCAGGACATGAATGAGTACAGCACACACATAATCTAGAAACGGTCAAGGTACATGATGCTGGATAACACCTGCCAAGCGGCCTCTGGGCAAAGTGGCCCTGTTGATCCATCAGAAAGGGGTGAGGCCCAGAAGCACGGCGAGCACCACCCCAGTTTCGTCCAGAATCAGGTGCTGCATTTGATTCATGAGCTCCAGACCAAGCTTTGTGACCTGAGCATCTGGACCGTCAAGCAAGCCATTGATTATCTGACCATGGAGGGCCGCATCTAC CCCACTGTGGATGAAGAGCATTTCAAATCTGCTGATTGA